GGTGGGCCAGGTTTTGAATTTTCCTTTGCACAGGTGACACATTGTTGAAACATAGCATCCTGACCGAAATGAGTGCTCTCATAAGCTGCCTTTTTTAGTGGATGCCAGTCCTTGAGAATTGTACAGCCGCCCCATTTTCTGCTCTGTTATTAAGGTCAAAGCCCCATTCACAAGCTCTATTTATATCACATTCAGTCCACTGGGGGTTTTCTGGTAGctgaaaattagaaattaaacCAAGTGTCAGGGATTTTAGTTCTACTGGCTTGTTTGGCTGCCTGATCCTTTAATTATGTGAGACTCTCCCTTCTGGTGCCTAGGGGGGTGTATAACTGTTAACCGTAGTACATTATTCAAAAAAGGCACCTGTAGTAggctttctggaaaccctggtggcatagtgattaagtgctacggttgctaaccaaggggttggcagttcgaatcggccaggtgttccttggaaactctgtggggcagttctactctgtcctatagggtcgctgagtcggaattgacttgacggcaatgggtatgggttagTAGGTTTTCTTTCCTCAAGTTCCATGTGCAAGATGCTCTTTGCTGTCATGGGCCtgtcagggtttgggtgaggtAAGGATGGTGACCATCTCACCAGGCCCTGAAGCTGTGTGCTGCCTCTGCTTGTGTTTGGCAGCTCTCCACCCTGCCGGTGAAGCTGGGTGAGGGCTGGGACTGCACCTCATCCCTGCCTGGGGTGGCTGGAGGGTCTCCTGTGTGCCTGGGACAGCAGCAGAGGCCTTGTTCTCCAGCTTTCTGGTCTGTTGTGTCACTAAGTTTTCCTCCCACCATTACTGCAACCTGGGGCTCCTCGTGGGTTGCAGGGGAGTCCCTGGGCCCTATCAGTCCGAGTTATCAGCTGACAACTGCAGATGGGTTATGGTTTTCTTGCTCAGACTGGGCCGGCTGCAAGGGGCACTCTTGTTTTCAGTGGCCTTCTTGTTTCCAGTAGGTACACTGTCTGGGGCCTAGCTTTCGGGGGCCTTGGGTTTGCCACCAGCCCTTTTAAGTCCCATGAGGACTTACCCCACACGAGATCTGCCAGGGCAGTGGGTTATCTCCAAGGGCTACTGCCAGGATTGCAGCCTTTTTCCCTTGTACCTGGTCCCGATTATTGAAGACCTTAAGGGCAACAAGTTGTGAAGTAGTCATTTGTTCCTAGACCTCCTCCTAACTTTTGAATTCTCTGCCTGATGTTGGGGACACTCTGGCTGATGAGGGTCATTTTTATTTACCTGGCATTCTCTAGGTCTTCAGGGTCTATATCAGTAAACTGCTGCTATGCTTCGTACAAGCATTCTAGGAAGCtggagggattttccttggggtctTTTTGTATATCCTGAACTTTCCTAAGGCTCTTCTATTTTTGAAGCCCTTGCTGTCAATTAGTTTTTATAATGTTCTAGCTGTCCTTCCCCCACCCGATATCGATGGCAGGTACAGCCTGGGCTGCCAGGAGCCTGATATCATTTTGAGGGTCGAGGTTACACAACCTGTAGGTCTCTTGACATGCTTTCTCTAAACCATCTTTTATTCCTCTAGAGTTGGGTGGGGATTGGTGTACAGACCCAGATAAACCCTCTAGGCTGGCTGTTGTGATCCAGTCCAGCAGAAGTTTGTCTCAGTGGAAATTGCCCTGGGAAGATTTGAGTGAATCTCTGGCCAAATTGCACCCCACTACTGTTATGTGATGGGGAGACTATACCCTGGGCAGCAGGACTGGGAGTTTCTGGCTTATGTGGGGCCAGTGAGCAATTCACAGGAGGGGTGGCAGAGGGTTCTGCTGAAGGGGTAGCGGCTGCTGAGCTGAAAAACAGGCCTACACCTTCAGGTGCAAGGGCaatggataaatgaaaatttGAGTGGGGCTTAGGTTTTCTACCAAAACCCCACTCTATAAACAAAAAGCCTGTGTTTCTCCCAGGCAAATCCTAGTTCTCTTTTAGCATATCCAAGTACTGACTGAAGGTAGAGCTACGTGCTCTCTGTAATCTATAacacccaatattcatttctagcATACATTGGGTAGCATACATTTAGGTATGAGGTAGGAAAAACACTCAATATCCACAGTGCATTCAGATAAATGCATAATGCTGAACACTAAAACATTCCAATTTAGTCTGCTCTACTTATCtgcccattcatatgcatatggtctTGGGTCTCTGGCTTCTATCAATGACCCCATTTATCTGGCCTGGCTTTAGCCCCAGGTGTCTCCAGGTGGGGTTTTTCTGCCGTTCCTTTTTCCCCTGTACCATTAGcttgaactgtttttttttttttttaaattttaatcttgCAGGAgaaaaccatggtggtgtagtggttaagacctatggctgttaaccaaaaggtcagcagttcaaatacaccaggcactccctggaaaccctatggggcagttctaccccatcctgtaAGGtgtctattagttggaattgccttgatggcaaagGTCTCCTTTTATTCCTCACTCATCATTATCATAACAACCAGAATCCATTTGAAGAGAGAACTATCAGTTCCTAGGGATTGTTAACCATGATTATTGACATAACAATGAAAAAATGATCCCccaaaaattatgctgaaaaaaaTTGTAACATTCTAAGTTGTTTTCTTGAAGACATTTTATGGTTTCTAAATCCACTCACACCTCTTGCTGTATTGTACTTGGAGCACACTCTGTTTAACTCTCTGTTATAATTGAACCGTTATAATTTGCACATGGCTGTCATCttactgcccaaatcacatagaaACCCTGCTTTCCTGTAGCTCAGGGAGCTGGACCTGAATAACTtcctcctgcttctttgttttgcacATTGCAATGAAGTTACTTTCTCTAAGACTtgtgtccagataattggcaagtctgagaaCACCAGACAGGGTCTCACCTTCTAGGGTTCGGTAACAATTTTGGTGCCAATGTGGGGCCAGAGTGTCACACAGACCCTGCCTCTGGAGCCTGCCATCCCCTTGACCATGAGTGAAACCTCCATCTACCTTCAGTGTGTGCACCAAGCCTCTGGTTTGGGAAGCTCTGGTGAGTCTCCTAACCATGACCAAGGTGGCCATTGGCTCAAGGTGCTTTTACTTTGATAATTAGAAACTAATTCAGGTATGGACATCCACTAGGTGAGTGCAAAGGAATTTCCCTTGTtaatgagacagatagggttggCTGTGCAggtggctgaacaaaagagctgttaaaagattaccatttaGAAGTTGGGTGAACAGGAACCCATCCTGTTAACATGAGGTAAGATtgaacaacccatgaattactatctccttcttagtgtttttctagtcccctcgtcctttacaggctctgcatgtgcagaagaacaaagtatgaCCACTGTTTAGCCTTCCTTCACTCTCCAAAGATGGTGAAGTAGTGCTGAAGATCAAGTACGCTTGCACTATATcctataataagtgatgccaagggctgctgagaatactccatcttgaatatcagaggTTTCCACCTTAGATTCCAGATACCATgcaacctaattagcatacactgccattgaaagaagcccactaaatattcattactctattgtctccaccgaacTCATATAAGCCCTAGCAGGCCTAtgtgggagggaaaattctagaaagcagccaggaaacaggaggtgatatGATTCTTGTCAAACCTCTTGCTTCAGAATAGGGtccaggtgatgattttccttctgattctttCCTCCTGTTGCTgagtcctctgttgaggtcacagCTGGTCCTTCTGCAAATGCAAAGTGggacaaatctggcttgggctagtttaaggactaatggaaatttattggcattcatagggtcaggttacagAATCACGGGGAAGTTCTGAAATTATACAGTGCTGACAGTTGTGCATTTCTGTGAATATAATAAAACTCACTGATGTGCACACTTTAAAGGGTAAATTTTATTGTATGCAAAATTTATCTAAGATGTGTTCTTAAAGCATGTCCTTAAAGCATAAAATTTAGTtttggtaaaaaaagaaaatgcaagggTACAGCAATAAAATGTTACAtaataaagattaattaaaacaaaaatatgtatagAGAAATCAAGGCAGTTCCAGTGGAGCAGGCaagcattttcttcagttttcaagGGTGCAGAGGACATAGAAATTCAAAGTGCAAATTATAACAGTTCAATTATAGCAGAGAGATAATCAAAGAGTGCGCTCCAAGTGCAATACAGCAACTGGTGTGGGTGGATTTAGAAACCATAAAATCTCTTCAGGAAAACAGCTGCCAGTTTAGAatataaaagttaaaattttttcaGTATAATTTTTGGGGAATCATTTTTTCATTGCTATGTCAATAATCATGGTTAACAATCCCAGGAAATGATAGTTCTCTCTTCAAATGGATTCTGGTTGTTATGATAATGATGAGTGAGGAATAAAAGCAATCATGATGAAGATGAAGATTGTACAGCCAAACCAATTAGATACCttatagagaaggaaaaaaacaggGATTTCAAGAGCCATTTATGCTCACAGAAGATTTGATGGAATAATAAGCTGAGACTTAATTCTCAAATTCTAAATGCTTGGGAATTAAGTTGAGAAGAGTCAGGGATAAAGCAGCCAATACCCTGATCAAGGAAAGGTGAAAATTGAGGGTAAGTACTGgtaaccctggtggtctagtagttaagtggtacagctggtaaccaagaagtgggcagttcaaatccactaggtgcttcttggaaactctgtggggcatttctaccctgtcctatagggtcactatgagtaggaataaactcgatggcagtgggtttttttttttttttttttggttttactggcaAGTAAGCAATTAAAGAACAAAGAGAATTCTCACGGAAAGTAGCGAATCAACTCTAACCCTTATTCTTGGATGCAGCAATGAATTCTCAGAGTTAAACCTGGCTTGAAAGCAAGCGTTCTAAGTAAGACCAGGTTGCACTCATAGCTagctgctaatgaaaaaaaaaaaaataagagaaattcCCAGAGGTGGAGCAGCCAATGCTGATGTCCAAAACCAGCTCACTTTACACTTGTCGTTTATATAATATTAtactaaataaaaaccaaaccatattaaatatctttatttataaatatttccatattaaatacctttattacttttttatagtaaataaagatattttaaacTTGAAAAAGTGGGGAAAAAGATAAACTAGCAGGAATAGAATGATGGAGAGTTTCTGGAATGTTGACCAGAGCAGGTCAAAAGATGTTTGAAAAAGTTATATTATGCTTCCTTTCCCCAATAACTTCTTAAGTCCCTGGGATACCTCTTTGTTGCGGACGCTGTAAATGAGGGGGTTCAGCATGggagtgaggatggtgtagaaGGCTGACACCATCTTGTCCTGGTTTGGTGTATGGTTGGGAGCTGGTCTCATGTACATGAACATGCCGGCACCATAGTACAGTCCAACCACAGACAGGTGGGAGGAGCAGGTGGTGAAAGACTTGCGGCGACTTTCCCCAGAGCCCATGCAGATGACAGCTTGGAGGACACAGGAATAGGAAATGATGATAACTGAAACTGGCAAGATTAGCATCACCACACAGCAGGTGAAAAGAAGTCTTTCAAATGCAGAGGTGTCTGTACAAGATAGTGGCAGAAGGGCAGCAACATCACAGAAAAAGTGATGGATTTCCAGAGAGCTACAGTAAGTGAAAGACAGGGCAGCTGCAAGCACGATGATGCCATCAAGAGAGCCTAGGATccaggaagcaacagtcaagagcatgcagagtttctgattcatgaGGATGGTGTATCGAAGAGGGTGGCATatagccacatagcggtcataggccatgacaGCCAACAGGAAGCATTCAGCTCCAAGAAGGGACACATAGAAGAGTATCTGAGTTCCACAGCCTTCCAGAGAGATAAATTTCCTGCCAGATAAGTAGTTGAAGGCCATCTTGGGTACTGTGGTGCAGACAAGCATTAGGTCCACGAGAGAGAGTTGGCTGAGgaggaagtacatgggggtgtggagctgGGTGTCTAAGTAGATGGTAAGAACCATTGCAGTGTTTTCCATGAATGCCACTGTGGAGATGGCCAGgaccagagagaagagaaaggtatGGGTGGGGCTGTGATCAAAAATTCCAAGAAGGATGAATTCGAAGTGGAAGCTCTCATTTCCCCACCCCATGGTGGTTATTTTGCCTTAGCTGCAAGTCCCAAAGAAGGTACAAGCTCATTTATTAATTAAGCAAACTGGATTTGAAGGTGTTATCACGGCAAGACCATGGCACTAGACATGCACATAATTCATGCATGAGACATTCTCCCCAACCTCGGAGGCATATAAGGGATAGATATCTAAGCAGTATATCAAGCCTTTTCAATTTaatatcaggaaaccctggtggcgtagtggttaagtgctacacctgctaaccagacGTCGGTagatcaaattcaccaggcggtccttggaaactctatggggcagttctactctgtcccctagggctgctatgagtcaaagccgacttgttggcaacaggttttggatcAGCAAGTCAGCAGTGTTTGACAATCCCTCCAAAGGCAAGAAAATTGCTGAAAATTGTCTCTTAATCCTTTATGTGGCCTATCTAGTCACATTAAGTTATATGATTGGACCTAGTGCTTTCATGTTTTCTTCCTCATTCCACCTCCATAGAGACCAACTTCAGTAAGTGTTTTCTTTATCTTACAGACCAGAAAACAAGTTTATAAGAACTTACTGGCTTGGCCATCATTATATATTCAACAGAGAGcctaagaaaaatatatatatatacatatctgttACTAAATTTTATGACCATCCCTGATTGTAGGTAATTTCTTTAATGACCATTTTCTCATAGTATGTTTCCAGGTTGATGCTTTCCTTAATAACTATAGAATTTCTGTTCTCATGATTTCTTCAGACCCCACTCCCTTCTATTTATGTCTCACCACCCAGTGAAAAACCGTAGGGAATCAACACCATTGCCCCCATGTGGGCACCTGTACACCTTAATTCAGAGAAGTGTTTAAAACCATaaccagttgcttttgagtctattctgactcctggagattcctccatgtatgtcagagaagaactgtgttccacagagttttcaatggctgattttttgaaagtagatcatcagttttttcttccaaggtgtctctgggtggactcgaacctctgacCTCCAGAAAAGGTTTTAGTATCTTGCATTTTAACCTCTCCAACTCAGACCAAGATCCTGAGTCTTACTTCATTTAATCAAAATACCCATTaaagtttttttcttaaagaaaaataaggcattCTCTTCTCTGAGAATTTTGCATCTCTCAGTCTGTGTGGAGAGGGCAGCAGCCTTATTTTTTTTGAGTGGGGTAGGCAATTAATTTCTCACTGCTACaataaaacattatgaatagatGGGATAAACATCTAGGAGACAAAAGAGAATCCCTTTTATGGTCCTTAAAAGCTTCACTACAATGTGTTATTTCGTGAACTGGTGAAACACGTTGCTTCATAGTGAGCAAAAGCACAATTGTATGAGCCACTCAGTCTATCATGGTCAAGAGGGTCAGTGCTCTGGATGTACCTGTGTGGGGCTGAAAGTACTGGGAGAAATAAACCAGGAGAAGTACACTGAAGCAGATCATAGAAAGCCAGAATAGTGTACTTCAACTATTGATGTGGTTTAAGCTGTGGAGTGAAGTTGTAGAGTGCTGTGAATCGAATTTGCATTTAAGGTGTTCTCTAAATGAATTGATAAATTGAATGGGTAACATCTGCCAGCATGAAGACGAAAGAGGAGGTACCTTCAGCGATCCAGGGGAGCCTGGGTAAAGCCCAGGCATGTTAGTGGAGGAGAGAGAGGACTGGatagaaacaaaatcagcaatcATACCTCCTTCAAGTTATCAGCTAttgtctctggcattgttttttttttttatcctgcctCTAAAATATCATATTATATAGACAGTTCTCTAGAGCCTCATTTTAAGTTATCCAAATAAAACTCAATACAAAGCACAgatccacatttttcttcctggtATCTATCACTGCTACCAAAATTCTTCCAGGGTCCCAGACTTGAATGCTTGCGATTCTCTAatattttttgttcttattttctcatgatgccttttttatctttttatttagcTGCTTAAAATCTATGATTTGTCATATCCGGATCATGCATTTTGATATAGAATAGCTGTTGACCAAGAATCATTTATAATTTTGAGTGTTTATTCCTGATCTATAGACTTATCTCATTAAAACAAAAGATACACAGCAggtagaaatttttaaatatgttctatttaattgaattaaattaagaaattcaaccctctctttttttctctcctggacACACCTGTGGTGCATGGCATCAGCTGAGGTATGTCAACCTTTTTCTATGTAATATCATCAAGTTAGCATTGTTTGATACTCCCCCCGAGGACAGGGTACATTTCTGAGACGTGACTTTAAGCTACACCTTAATGCTTTGTGTATCCTCTACCTGTCATAACCCTattaatgattttaaaattaacttgAAATCATTTTTCTATGCTAGATAAACCTGTGTTAACTATACATAATAGTACAACTCTTTTCAAAGTAGGCAAACAAAATAATAGtgactttttgtttgctttaatgATGCAAAGCAAAGACATGGCTTTTTATCTCTCTCATAGAATTAAGAAGTTATGCCAGTATTCcaagagaaaatgtattttcccaGACAACTGAAATCCCATCACTAATTTCCTAGTTAAAATTATCCACTGCCCCTTCATACATTTTGAGGCATAAAAGAGTACCTTAATGGGTAAGTTATACAAAGTATTGAAACTGGAGACTAACTATTCTGTAGGCCATAAAACCTATTTATTTGTATGACTGCTATGTACAAGTTACTTTCACATATTTTAATTCTACTTATATGGTGAGACAGTGAAATTCCAGGCAataagaatatagaaaaggaggcAAAgacaacatggtgctatagacagatgCACCATGCTGTCCTTCTGCAACAGAGACctgaaaaattaggaaaaacataatacaaacatcaatcctagaaccataagcatcaaataaagggataaagaactagatcaagcaccacatggaagaagaaactgagggagAACAAAAGGAGGAGAGTTACAAAGTGGAGGTCGCCTGCCAGCATTGCCATCTTgaagcacagccagcaatgatcctgacagggaatacaggaaGGCAGGAAGTTTGCAACAGAAGACAGAACActtggtaaccagagaaacatgctttctcaCCCCTCACCTTTTTGCCCCATATGTTTCCCCGACCGCTTCCCAATGGGCCATGCTGAGGCTCTCCACCAGAAAGACATTAGCACTCCACTGCCCCAGTCCCCACTggaccatttttttaaatctttctcttttttccttttctttctcccttccacctagccctAAACACTACTTCCACACCTTCCAGAAAGGCTGTGCCTCTCAGCTCAACTGGAGAGGCACCCACTTACTGCCACCCCATGTCCGCCCCACCCCACCgacttgtttttgcttttgtttctttctcttatttcttttctttctcccttctaccTAGCTCTGTACATCAAATCCCCTCCCTTCCAGCCAGCCCAGGAGTCTGCCCTACCCCCACTTACCACCTCCCACTGCACTGTcagtttttctcttattttttagttttttccctttctttttttacttttccttctccctctggcCTAGCCCTGTATGACACCTTCCGCCCAACCCCTTCAACCCACTGTGCCGCTTCTGCTAGAGAGCCACCGGCCCAACCCTCCCCAGATCTGCCCTGCCCCACCACACTGTcacttacttatttattttttttcttttcttttctttctacctcccatTTAGCTTCCTATGCCACCTTCTCACCTTTCCTACTGACACCCAGGTCCACCCTTTCCCCACCTGTTGGCCAGctacccttttttttcctttctctctctttcttttatatatctccccaccccccagccctgTATGCTACCCCTCCCTTCCCACAAGCCCCTGATGTGCTGCTAAATATACTGCACCCCCAGTGCTCAGGCCCTTGGCTGTAAGGGGCCTGCACCGCCCCCTCCTGCCACTTGACCAACTGCCAAATGGTTGAAAACAAGCACATACCATACTCCATCTGACATACATCCAAACCAGCACCCAACATTGTCAACAGTGAGAAGCTGAAAGCAGTTACTCAGAAAATGGGAACAAGACCAGGATGTCCttgatcaccactcttatttaacattgtgctggaagtcctggctagagcaataatgcaagaaaaagaaataaagggcatccaaattggaaagggagaagtaaaactatctctattcacaggtgatatgatcctgtacatagaaaactccaaagaTTGCCCAAGAAAATTACCAGAACTACTGAAAAGAGtcaacagagtagcaggatgcaacataaacacacaaaaatcaggtgaattcttctacaccaataaaaagagcttcaaaaaggaaatcaggaaaacaatatcattataatagccccccaaaagataaaatacttaggaataaatctaaccaggaatgtaaaagacctatacaaataaaactacaaaacattactgcaataAAGCAacagagacctatataaatgaaaaaaaaaatcccatgctcatgggtaggaagtctcaacattgtgaaaacgtcaattctacccaaaaggatctacagatataatgcaatcccaatccaaataccaaaagcattctttagcgaaatgaaaaaactaatcactaactttatctggaaaggaaagagaccacaGTTAAGTAAAGAAttatggaaaaagaagaacaaagtaggaggcctcacactatcctGGTAGTCAAAACACAGCTAGGTACTGGTccgacagacacatggaccactgaaacagaattgagaacccagatataaaccatccacctgtggtgagctaatctttgacaaaggaccaaagtccattaaatgggggacaagacagtctctttaacaaatggtgctggcaaaactgtatgtccaCCTGTCAAAAAAGTGAAAGaggacccaaacctcacaccatgcacaaaaactaattcaaaatggatcagaaacctaaatataaaactcaaatgataaagataatagaagaaaaaaatagggataacacttGGGGCcttaatatacagcataaataggatacaaaccataactaacaacggacaaacaccagaagataaactagataactgggagtttctaataattgaacacttatgctgatcaaaagactttaccaaaaaagtaaaaaacagaacttacagactgggaaaaaatttttatttacaaCAACATATCCGATAAGgtttaacctctaaaatctataagatactgcaacatctcaacaacaaaagacaaataacccaatttaaaaataggcaaaggatatgaacatactcttcaccaaagaagacattcaggtggctaacagacacatgaggaaaatcTCACTATCGTTAatcattagagaaacacaaatcaaaactgtgctcagataccgtctcaccctgacattactgacgattaaaataaaataaaacaggaaataacaaatgttggagaggtaacagggtgattggaactcttatgcactgttggtaggGTTGTaagatggtataaccactatggaaaacaatatggtacttccataataaactagaaataaaaatactatataatccagcaatctcacccctaggaatatatcccagagaaatgagagccatcagatgaatagacatatgagtacccatgttcatggcaacattgttcacaacagcaaaaagatagaaacaacctaagtgcccatcaacagatggatggataaacaacttatggtacatgcacacagtggaatactacacaaccataaagaacaacgatgaaccttcaaaacatctcacaacatgaatgaatctggagggcattatgctgagtaaaataagccaaccacagaaggacaaatactgcatgagaccactactataaaaactcatgaaaaggtttaaacacaaaaagaaaaaaatttttgatggttttatgaggaggggaggggtggggatggaaaaacactaaataaacaataaataagtGAGAACTTTGGTGacgggtaagacagcacacagtggGGGAAGCAGTACAAGttgcccaaggcaaggtcatggaagctcattatccacatccaaactccctgagggacaaaattactgggctgagggtcatggggaccatggttttgggaaacatctagctcagttggcatagagtagtttataaagaaaatgtctgcaTTCTACtgggtgaatagcatctggggtcttaaaagcttgtgagtggccatctaagatattccattggtctcatcccaactggagcaagggagaatgaagaaaacacaagggaaatattagtccaaaggactaatggaccacaagtaccatcaCCTCCTCCAGC
The window above is part of the Elephas maximus indicus isolate mEleMax1 chromosome 2, mEleMax1 primary haplotype, whole genome shotgun sequence genome. Proteins encoded here:
- the LOC126070469 gene encoding olfactory receptor 2M4-like, which produces MGWGNESFHFEFILLGIFDHSPTHTFLFSLVLAISTVAFMENTAMVLTIYLDTQLHTPMYFLLSQLSLVDLMLVCTTVPKMAFNYLSGRKFISLEGCGTQILFYVSLLGAECFLLAVMAYDRYVAICHPLRYTILMNQKLCMLLTVASWILGSLDGIIVLAAALSFTYCSSLEIHHFFCDVAALLPLSCTDTSAFERLLFTCCVVMLILPVSVIIISYSCVLQAVICMGSGESRRKSFTTCSSHLSVVGLYYGAGMFMYMRPAPNHTPNQDKMVSAFYTILTPMLNPLIYSVRNKEVSQGLKKLLGKGSII